In one window of Photobacterium leiognathi DNA:
- the rlmC gene encoding 23S rRNA (uracil(747)-C(5))-methyltransferase RlmC gives MQCSFSLQGVCPSCPLASTSYAQQIKQKDDALRSLFSEHHPQQWLAPVESAETGYRNKAKMVVLGAAHEPCLGIQTQSALDKTIKPVSLCRCALYPADMQDLLLYIEQWIRRAGIPPYNLVKKKGELKFVLLTRSENTGEFMLRFVMRSHTAIERIENNLADLLAAFPAIKVVSVNIQPVHMARLEGEEEIFLTDAHYLLEQFNHVPLVVRPKSFFQTNPKVAERLYATAKNWVSEVKPASMWDLFCGVGGFALHCAEEVEQVTGIEIEPEAIASAKRSAEMMGVNNLDFAALDSTSFTQSNEAAPELVLVNPPRRGIGEALCQQLNTFAPKHIIYSSCNPQTLEKDLTRLTGYKVMKFQWFDMFPHTDHVEAMVLLERI, from the coding sequence ATGCAGTGTTCATTCTCACTTCAAGGGGTATGTCCTTCATGCCCACTTGCCTCGACGTCTTATGCTCAGCAAATTAAACAAAAAGATGACGCTTTGCGTTCATTATTTTCTGAACATCATCCTCAGCAATGGTTAGCACCTGTTGAAAGTGCTGAAACAGGCTATCGAAATAAGGCAAAGATGGTAGTGTTGGGTGCGGCACATGAACCTTGTTTAGGAATTCAGACACAATCTGCATTAGATAAAACCATTAAGCCTGTTAGCTTATGCCGCTGTGCGTTATATCCTGCTGATATGCAAGACTTATTGCTTTATATCGAGCAATGGATCCGTCGTGCAGGTATTCCGCCTTATAATCTTGTAAAGAAAAAAGGTGAGCTGAAATTCGTTCTGCTTACTCGTAGTGAAAATACGGGTGAATTTATGCTGCGTTTTGTCATGCGTAGTCATACGGCAATAGAGCGTATTGAGAATAACCTTGCTGATTTATTAGCGGCATTTCCGGCGATAAAAGTGGTTTCAGTGAACATTCAACCTGTTCATATGGCAAGGCTTGAAGGTGAGGAAGAAATCTTCTTAACAGATGCTCACTATTTGCTAGAGCAGTTTAATCACGTACCACTGGTTGTTAGACCAAAAAGCTTTTTCCAAACTAACCCAAAAGTTGCTGAACGTTTATATGCCACAGCGAAAAACTGGGTTAGTGAAGTAAAACCTGCATCAATGTGGGACTTGTTCTGTGGTGTAGGTGGTTTTGCCTTGCACTGCGCTGAAGAAGTCGAGCAGGTAACAGGGATTGAAATCGAACCTGAAGCGATAGCCAGTGCCAAACGTTCTGCGGAAATGATGGGGGTTAATAACCTTGATTTTGCAGCATTGGATTCAACCAGCTTTACTCAATCAAATGAAGCGGCACCTGAATTAGTGTTAGTGAACCCACCACGACGTGGTATTGGTGAAGCACTTTGTCAGCAGCTAAATACCTTTGCACCTAAACATATTATCTACTCAAGTTGTAACCCACAGACGTTGGAAAAAGATCTCACACGTTTAACGGGATATAAAGTAATGAAGTTCCAGTGGTTCGATATGTTCCCGCATACAGATCACGTTGAAGCTATGGTGCTATTAGAGCGTATATAA
- a CDS encoding FUSC family protein — MKNYSHFAIKYFRQLLVFRVFVALSIIISVIQIFNLPYGSWALITAVTIMGSIPFLGGVLSKASQRISGTILGAIIGLSLFLLPASYNWLHHVILIAAVVTAIFFTQGKYSYASLVVAITIVVVAGGGPEDLHAAVWRTINVFWAAVVAICCSLFIFPARATDHYLDYTHNFIKLCCDYYHKHNQQIATGNYKPIDISPLSTILDKQTALQPHTKNENVASKQLLTEIMLTEEQIFTMLGSMLHTKWDTQLGQAKISDMPGLMEAKEQLANRFEKLAKQMEKQVILPVKRDEIKMLSILPPPEMHEQSDASDISYYGYLWLNREVARQFSLLTHLLHEYYSHVRY, encoded by the coding sequence ATGAAAAATTATTCCCATTTCGCCATCAAATACTTTCGCCAACTTTTGGTTTTCAGAGTCTTTGTAGCACTTAGTATTATTATTAGCGTCATTCAAATATTTAACCTGCCTTATGGCTCATGGGCACTGATTACTGCAGTTACCATTATGGGAAGCATCCCTTTTCTTGGTGGCGTGCTATCAAAAGCCAGTCAGCGCATTAGTGGGACAATATTAGGTGCAATCATTGGCTTATCATTATTCTTGCTACCCGCCTCATATAATTGGCTTCACCATGTTATTTTAATTGCAGCCGTCGTGACGGCGATTTTCTTTACTCAGGGAAAATACTCTTATGCTTCGCTTGTGGTTGCTATCACTATCGTTGTGGTTGCAGGTGGCGGGCCTGAAGATCTCCATGCCGCTGTATGGCGTACTATCAATGTTTTCTGGGCTGCGGTTGTCGCTATCTGTTGTAGCTTATTTATTTTTCCGGCGCGTGCAACGGATCATTATCTCGATTACACCCATAACTTTATTAAACTTTGTTGTGATTACTACCATAAACATAACCAACAAATTGCGACGGGAAACTACAAGCCGATTGATATTAGCCCGTTATCAACCATTCTTGATAAGCAAACAGCACTTCAACCTCACACTAAAAATGAAAATGTGGCGAGTAAACAGTTACTAACGGAAATCATGCTAACGGAAGAGCAGATTTTTACCATGCTAGGTTCAATGCTACATACCAAATGGGACACCCAGCTTGGTCAAGCAAAAATCAGTGATATGCCAGGATTGATGGAAGCAAAAGAACAGCTGGCAAACCGATTTGAAAAGCTTGCTAAGCAAATGGAAAAACAGGTTATTTTGCCAGTTAAGCGTGATGAGATAAAAATGTTATCGATACTGCCACCACCTGAAATGCATGAACAAAGCGATGCCAGTGATATCAGTTACTACGGTTATCTTTGGCTTAACCGTGAAGTTGCACGCCAGTTTTCACTGCTAACGCACTTACTTCACGAATACTATTCTCACGTAAGATATTAA
- a CDS encoding methyl-accepting chemotaxis protein has product MDKANAIMIKTLKHKLLLLSLLPMLAILSIAMGVVIYLENQSLTENVAHYKQELISERQQELKDAVVITKHAIENILAKGGDETAILEDVRQLISPIRFAENDACYFFIYTMNGVNVAHPLKPEIQGANQIGATDANGVAYIKVLIDAAKNNGQFVKYSFPKKANQPAQPKESYAISLNDGKWFIGTGLYIDDIDASVAQYTAQIHSNMQDRINSVLLISLILTVISATIILYVASRIIKPVERMVDTLNDIADGEGDLTKRLVVEGNDEIAALGNAFNRFANKLQSIISQVSETTNSLTTAAHNVHKQTNTLTAKLNEHNCETEQVVAAIEQMSLAANEIAENTNDVASGTERMSDVSLVAQQQVDTSLVSINTLVDEVTQASGYIDALNQQSHNINNVLKVIGDIAEQTNLLALNAAIEAARAGEQGRGFAVVADEVRGLASRTQSSTLEINEMLDQLHNLVTQAVQAMDKSQASCNEAVSSTNQISHNLLSVTEAVTEINGKINQIAAASTEQNAVTGEISGNMGSIQNIVTELIQESKNSEHIVSQLDDAGNQLQQLVGQFKTK; this is encoded by the coding sequence ATGGATAAGGCAAATGCAATTATGATCAAAACACTTAAGCACAAATTATTACTATTAAGCTTGTTACCTATGCTTGCGATTCTTAGTATCGCTATGGGTGTGGTCATCTATTTAGAGAACCAATCTTTAACAGAAAATGTCGCGCATTATAAGCAAGAGCTAATCTCAGAAAGACAGCAAGAATTAAAAGATGCAGTCGTCATCACTAAACATGCAATCGAGAATATTCTGGCTAAAGGTGGTGATGAAACGGCTATTCTTGAAGATGTACGTCAGCTTATTTCCCCTATCCGTTTTGCAGAAAATGATGCTTGTTACTTTTTTATCTATACCATGAACGGCGTCAACGTTGCTCACCCATTAAAACCTGAAATTCAGGGAGCGAATCAAATTGGTGCGACGGATGCCAATGGCGTGGCATACATCAAAGTATTAATTGATGCGGCTAAAAACAACGGTCAATTCGTTAAATACAGTTTTCCTAAAAAAGCCAACCAACCAGCCCAACCTAAAGAAAGTTATGCTATCTCTTTAAACGATGGCAAATGGTTCATCGGTACTGGTTTATACATCGATGATATTGATGCAAGTGTGGCGCAATACACAGCTCAAATTCACTCAAACATGCAAGATCGCATTAACTCCGTATTGCTTATTTCACTGATCTTAACTGTGATTTCAGCAACCATCATCTTGTATGTTGCTAGCCGGATTATTAAACCTGTCGAACGTATGGTTGATACTCTTAACGATATTGCAGATGGTGAAGGTGATCTGACTAAGCGCCTAGTTGTTGAAGGTAATGATGAAATCGCTGCACTGGGTAATGCCTTTAACCGTTTTGCTAACAAGCTTCAAAGCATTATTTCTCAAGTATCAGAAACCACTAACAGCCTGACTACAGCAGCCCATAATGTACATAAACAAACCAATACCTTAACTGCTAAATTAAATGAACATAACTGCGAGACAGAGCAAGTCGTCGCCGCCATTGAGCAAATGAGCCTCGCAGCGAATGAAATCGCAGAAAATACGAACGATGTGGCTTCTGGTACCGAGCGCATGAGCGATGTGTCGTTGGTAGCTCAACAACAAGTAGATACTTCGCTAGTCTCTATTAACACACTTGTTGATGAAGTGACTCAAGCTTCTGGTTATATCGATGCACTCAATCAGCAATCTCACAATATCAACAATGTGCTTAAAGTTATTGGTGATATTGCAGAGCAGACCAACCTACTCGCACTAAACGCAGCGATTGAAGCGGCACGAGCTGGAGAGCAAGGTCGAGGCTTTGCCGTGGTTGCCGATGAAGTTCGTGGGCTTGCAAGTCGTACTCAAAGCAGCACATTAGAAATCAATGAAATGCTTGATCAGCTACATAACTTAGTAACGCAAGCAGTACAAGCAATGGATAAGAGCCAAGCGTCATGTAATGAAGCGGTAAGCTCTACCAACCAAATCTCACATAACCTGCTTTCTGTGACAGAAGCTGTGACTGAAATTAACGGTAAAATCAATCAGATTGCAGCAGCATCAACAGAGCAAAATGCAGTAACTGGGGAAATTAGCGGTAACATGGGATCAATTCAAAATATCGTGACTGAGCTTATTCAAGAAAGTAAGAACTCAGAGCATATTGTGAGTCAACTTGATGATGCTGGTAATCAGCTACAACAATTAGTGGGGCAATTTAAGACTAAATAA